Proteins from one Oryza sativa Japonica Group chromosome 12, ASM3414082v1 genomic window:
- the LOC107275758 gene encoding microtubule-destabilizing protein 60: MMTTPVMMRRARARRPFAVLAAAAPPPPSAGRNRENVEGEAMSFSQCVRRFGKPAAKKGSARTPRRATPVAAAAAAAYDAPRAPLWDRSEERERIRARLSSPDDGGEEEEGSSGKKRTRTRTRTRTRRSVALREAMAGLPEHGDGRVRYLVDTFERLLSLSSDPGEQSRRRRKKKTPVARKTGSSWPPPPTPTPTTTRADEIDVSYPSIASSSEVSFPINGVVLRRSIARDEPPRRQKRCSSICSSERSWSRKKIGVTIQRPFNLRTERRGKMKEESLVQRMKNKLLEEERLRNPVAQGLPWTTDVPENPVKPLGKEPTEPIDVVLHSEIRSVGRARFDHQVAERNSFLEKLNMERERQQKLDEELEIKQLRKEQVPRAHPMPDFSKPFVPKRSVKPQTVPREPKFHPRLTRSNSKT; the protein is encoded by the exons ATGATGACTACGCCGGTGATGATGAGGAGGGCCAGGGCGAGGCGGCCGTTCGCcgtgttggcggcggcggcgccgccgccgccgtcggcggggAGGAATCGGGAGAACGTCGAGGGCGAGGCGATGTCGTTCTCGCAGTGCGTTCGTCGGTTCGGGAAGCCGGCGGCCAAGAAGGGCTCGGCGAGGACGCCAAGACGTGCgactccggtggcggcggcggcggcggcggcgtacgacgcgccgcgggcgccgctgTGGGACCGATCGGAGGAGCGGGAGAGGATCAGGGCCAGGCTGTCGTCtcccgacgacggtggcgaggaggaggaggggtcgtcggggaagaagaggacgaggacgaggacgaggacgaggacgaggaggagcgtGGCGCTGCGGGAGGCCATGGCGGGGCTCCCGGAGCACGGCGACGGCCGCGTGAGGTACCTGGTCGACACGTTCGAGAGGCTCCTCTCGCTCTCCAGCGACCCGGGGGAGcagagcaggaggaggaggaagaagaagacgccGGTGGCGAGGAAGACGGGCTcctcgtggccgccgccgccgactccgactccgacgacgacgagagcggACGAGATCGACGTGTCGTACCCCtccatcgcctcctcctccgaggTCTCCTTCCCCATCAACGGTGTCGTGCTCAG GAGAAGCATCGCACGAGATGAACCACCCAGGAGGCAGAAGAGATGCAGC AGCATCTGTTCGTCGGAGAGGAGCTGGAGTAGGAAGAAGATAGGCGTGACAATCCAGCGTCCTTTCAATCTCAGGACCGAG AGAAGAGGGAAGATGAAAGAGGAGAGCTTGGTTCAGAGAATGAAGAACAAGCTGCTGGAGGAAGAGAGGCTGCGCAACCCGGTCGCGCAAGGTCTCCCATGGACCACTGATGTACCTGAG AACCCAGTGAAACCTCTGGGGAAAGAGCCCACTGAACCGATTGATGTTGTGCTACATAGCGAGATTCGCTCTGTCGGTCGCGCCAGGTTCGATCACCAA GTGGCCGAACGTAACAGCTTCCTGGAGAAACTGAacatggagagggagaggcagcAAAAG CTGGATGAAGAGCTTGAGATTAAGCAGCTGAGGAAGGAGCAGGTGCCAAGAGCGCATCCAATGCCGGATTTTTCCAAGCCGTTTGTGCCGAAAAG GTCAGTGAAACCTCAAACAGTTCCCAGAGAGCCAAAATTTCACCCAAGGCTAACTAGGAGCAATTCCAAGACTTGA
- the LOC4352615 gene encoding diacylglycerol kinase 1 isoform X1 produces the protein MYKMMYPSWNDISVYISEYWSVIIATVIFASVTGVTIYYTVNQLNKNISLSLMKAIRARARKYKKLKDKVPASSHIWRKELGSRSKGLKCCVCLKSVSSPQYMGGVIHQCDICGATAHPSCSGNAHKDCKCVSMVGFEHVIHQWAVQWIDTSDRSEEDSFCCYCDESCNGAFLAGSPIWYCMWCQRLVHVDCHNNLSIETGDICDLGPLKRLILSPLCVKELHWTGAAGLISSITHGANELASNVRERIRSRGKKYRKGTISVDSDSSGTIDPPSDIEGDSQETNNAAKRREDHANGELPEVHESSESENDKQLLTENKTSIPNGQHEDSHVHNNQKYEIVDVPSDSRPLLVFINKRSGAQCGDSLRQRLQILLNPIQVFELGKQQGPEVGLTLFRKVPHFRVLVCGGDGTVAWVLDAIEKQKFEAPPPVAILPAGTGNDLARVLSWGGGLGIVEKQGGLFSVLKDVEHAAVTVLDRWKITIKDNQGKLMSQPKYMNNYFGVGCDAKVALDIHNLREENPERFYSQFMNKVLYAKEGAKNMMDNTFDYFPWDVKLEIDGSKINIPQDSEGILVANIQSYMGGVDLWKNEDDVSDNFHPQSMHDKMLEVVSFTGMLHLGRLQVGLSRAQRLAQGHHIKIEIKTKMPIQVDGEPWSQDPCTIVVSHHCQAFMLKRVSEEPIGHAASIMADVLENAENNGIITASQKRTLLHEIASRLL, from the exons ATGTACAAGATGATGTATCCTAGCTGGAATGACATTTCAGTGTACATATCTGAGTATTGGTCTGTTATAATTGCTACAGTCATTTTTGCATCTGTTACTGGTGTGACAATTTATTATACTGTCAATCAATTGAACAAAAACATCAGCTTGAGTTTGATGAAAGCTATCAGAGCTAGGGCAAGGAAGTACAAGAAATTGAAAGATAAGGTCCCTGCCTCTTCCCACATTTGGAGAAAAGAACTTGGCTCTCGTAGTAAAGGTCTGAAATGCTGTGTATGCTTGAAGTCTGTTTCATCTCCGCAGTATATGGGGGGAGTTATCCATCAGTGTGATATTTGTGGTGCCACTGCACATCCTAGTTGCTCAGGAAATGCGCACAAAGATTGCAAATGTGTTTCTATGGTTGGTTTTGAACATGTCATTCATCAGTGGGCTGTACAGTGGATTGACACATCGGATCGCTCTGAGGAGGATTCTTTCTGCTGCTATTGTGATGAATCTTGCAATGGAGCTTTCCTCGCAGGTTCTCCAATTTGGTACTGTATGTGGTGCCAACGGCTAGTGCATGTTGATTGTCACAACAACCTATCTATAGAAACTGGTGATATCTGTGACTTGGGCCCCTTGAAGCGGCTAATATTGTCACCTCTTTGTGTTAAGGAGCTCCATTGGACAGGTGCAGCAGGACTTATCAGTTCTATAACACATGGGGCTAATGAATTGGCTTCCAATGTCCGAGAGAGGATCAGGAGTCGCGGTAAAAAGTACAGAAAGGGTACCATTTCTGTTGATTCAGATAGCTCTGGTACTATTGACCCGCCATCTGATATTGAAGGAGATTCACAAGAAACAAACAATGCAGCTAAAAGGAGAGAGGATCATGCCAATGGTGAACTTCCTGAAGTACATGAAAGCTCTGAATCAGAGAATGATAAACagctgttgacagaaaacaaaacTAGCATACCGAACGGCCAACATGAGGATTCACACGTACACAATAATCAGAAATATGAAATCGTGGATGTGCCTTCTGATTCTAGGCCATTGCTAGTGTTTATTAACAAGAGAAGTGGAGCACAGTGTGGTGATTCACTGAGACAACGTTTGCAGATCCTTCTTAATCCTATCCAG GTTTTTGAGCTGGGTAAACAGCAAGGACCAGAAGTTGGTTTGACTTTGTTTAGGAAGGTACCCCACTTCAGAGTTCTTGTTTGTGGTGGAGATGGCACCGTTGCTTGGGTCCTGGATGCCATTGAGAAACAGAAGTTTGAAGCTCCACCACCTGTGGCCATCCTTCCAGCTGGTACTGGTAATGATCTTGCCAGGGTTTTGTCTTGGGGTGGTGGTCTCGGAATTGTTGAGAAACAGGGAGGTCTGTTCTCTGTTTTAAAAGATGTCGAGCATGCAGCAGTTACTGTTCTTGATAGATGGAAGATCACAATAAAAGACAACCAAGGGAAGCTTATGTCACAACCAAAATATATGAACAACTACTTTG GGGTTGGCTGTGATGCAAAGGTTGCTTTAGATATCCACAATCTGAGGGAGGAAAACCCTGAACGTTTTTATAGTCAG TTTATGAACAAggtgctttatgcaaaagaggGAGCAAAGAATATGATGGATAACACATTTGATTATTTTCCATGGGATGTCAAGCTTGAGATAGATGGATCCAAAATTAATATTCCTCAG GACTCTGAAGGTATCCTTGTTGCCAATATTCAGAGCTACATGGGAGGAGTTGACCTGTGGAAGAACGAGGATGATGTTTCTGACAATTTCCACCCTCAGTCAATGCATGACAAGATGCTAGAAGTAGTTAGCTTCACTGGAATGCTGCATCTTGGAAGGCTGCAG GTAGGGCTTTCTCGCGCGCAGAGGTTAGCTCAAGGTCATCATATAAAGATCGAGATCAAAACTAAAATGCCCATTCAAGTCGATGGAGAGCCTTGGTCGCAGGATCCATGCACCATAGTAGTTTCACATCACTGCCAG GCTTTCATGCTGAAGAGAGTCTCCGAAGAACCTATCGGCCATGCGGCCTCCATAATGGCCGACGTTCTGGAAAACGCCGAGAATAACGGCATCATCACAGCGTCGCAGAAGAGGACCCTCCTCCACGAAATAGCTTCTAGGCTTTTGTAG
- the LOC9268839 gene encoding probable inactive purple acid phosphatase 1 produces the protein MRFLIMAAIRWVVLAYIVVIGCATIARGDEQPLSRIAIERATVAAVDSASVKAQPTVLGLKGQSSDWVVVEFSHPKPSNDDWIGVFSPSGFSSEICQPEYYGDLPPYLCTSPIKFQYANFNNADYNRSGKGLLRLQLINQREDFSFALFSGGLSAPKLIAISNKVSFQNPKAPVYPRLAQGKSWNEMTVTWTSGYSIKEAIPFVEWGHKGGNQMLSPAGTLTFSRNSMCGSPARTVGWRDPGYIHTSFLKELWPDSLYTYRLGHRLLDGTHIWSKSYSFRASPYPGQDSVQRVVIFGDMGKAEIDGSDEYGNYEQASLYTTNQLIKELDSIDMVIHIGDLSYANGYLSQWDQFTQQIEPIASTVPYMIGSGNHERDWPGSGSFYGHNDSGGECGVPTQTMFYVPAENRAKLWYSTDYGMFRFCIADTEQDWRPGTEQYKFIEQCLSSVDRSKQPWLIFLAHRVLGYSSASWYEIMMGSYGEPMGRDGLEELWQKYKVDLAVFGHIHSYERTCPIYQNRCVQDGSNLYTGQFNATTHVIVGGGGAMLSPFRATVPYWSFFRDYDFGFSKLTALNHSTLLFEYKKSRDGKVYDHFTISRDYRDIMACSIDNCPRTTLAV, from the exons ATGAGGTTCTTGATCATGGCAGCCATCAGGTGGGTGGTTCTTGCATACATTGTCGTCATCGGATGCGCCACTATTGCGCGTGGCGATGAGCAGCCACTGTCGAGGATTGCGATCGAGAGGGCGACGGTTGCTGCTGTTGATTCAGCCAGCGTGAAGGCTCAACCGACAGTTCTTGGCCTGAAG GGTCAAAGTAGTGATTGGGTGGTGGTTGAATTCTCCCATCCGAAACCCTCCAACGACGATTGGATTGGTGTCTTTTCTCCTTCTGGATTCAG CTCTGAAATATGCCAACCTGAATACTATGGAGACCTCCCACCCTATCTGTGTACATCACCTATCAAG TTCCAGTATGCAAATTTCAACAATGCTGACTACAACAGAAGTGGCAAGGGATTGCTGAGGCTGCAATTGATCAACCAGAGAGAAGACTTCTCATTCGCGCTCTTTTCGGGAGGCCTTTCTGCT CCAAAGCTGATTGCTATCTCAAACAAAGTATCGTTCCAGAATCCGAAGGCACCCGTCTATCCTCGGTTAGCACAGGGGAAATCTTGGAATGAA ATGACAGTCACATGGACAAGTGGATACAGCATTAAGGAAGCTATACCATTTGTCGAATGGGGTCATAAAGGCGGAAACCAGATGCTTTCTCCTGCTGGAACGTTGACATTCAGCAGAAATAGCATGTGTG GTTCACCTGCACGGACAGTCGGATGGCGTGATCCTGGATACATTCATACAAGTTTCTTGAAGGAATTGTGGCCTGATTCCTT ATACACTTACAGGCTTGGTCACAGACTACTAGATGGTACTCACATTTGGAGCAAGTCTTACAGCTTCCGAGCATCTCCTTATCCCGGACAAGATTCTGTGCAACGTGTCGTGATCTTCGGAGACATGGGAAAG GCAGAAATAGATGGTTCTGATGAGTATGGAAACTATGAGCAAGCCTCCTTATACACTACCAACCAGCTAATCAAGGAATTGGATAGCATTGATATGGTTATCCACATTGGAGACCTTTCATATGCCAATGGCTATTTGTCGCAGTGGGATCAGTTCACACAGCAGATAGAGCCGATCGCTTCAACTGTGCCTTACATGATTGGCAG TGGTAATCATGAGAGAGATTGGCCTGGAAGCGGGTCATTCTATGGACACAACGATTCTGGTGGCGAATGTGGGGTCCCTACTCAGACCATGTTCTATGTCCCAGCTGAGAACAGGGCAAAATTATG GTACTCGACAGACTATGGCATGTTCAGATTTTGCATAGCTGATACTGAACAGGACTGGAGACCAGGAACTGAGCAGTATAAGTTCATCGAGCAATGCCTGTCGTCGGTCGACAGGTCGAAGCAACCATGGCTCATCTTCCTTGCACATCGGGTTCTTGGATACTCATCTGCGAGTTGGTATGAGATCATGATGGGATCATATGGTGAACCAATGGGCCGAGATGGTCTCGAGGAACTCTGGCAGAAGTACAAGGTTGATCTCGCAGTTTTCGGTCATATACACAGCTATGAGCGCACTTGCCCCATTTATCAG AACCGATGTGTCCAGGATGGCTCAAACCTTTACACCGGTCAATTCAATGCGACTACTCATGTAAttgtgggaggaggcggcgcgatgCTCTCTCCCTTCAGAGCCACTGTACCCTATTGGAGCTTCTTCAGGGACTACGACTTTGGGTTCTCGAAGCTCACTGCACTCAACCACTCTACGCTTCTGTTCGAGTACAAGAAGAGCCGGGATGGAAAGGTCTATGACCACTTCACCATCTCGCGTGATTACCGAGATATCATGGCATGCTCAATTGATAACT
- the LOC4352615 gene encoding diacylglycerol kinase 1 isoform X2 yields MYKMMYPSWNDISVYISEYWSVIIATVIFASVTGVTIYYTVNQLNKNISLSLMKAIRARARKYKKLKDKVPASSHIWRKELGSRSKGLKCCVCLKSVSSPQYMGGVIHQCDICGATAHPSCSGNAHKDCKCVSMVGFEHVIHQWAVQWIDTSDRSEEDSFCCYCDESCNGAFLAGSPIWYCMWCQRLVHVDCHNNLSIETGDICDLGPLKRLILSPLCVKELHWTGAAGLISSITHGANELASNVRERIRSRGKKYRKGTISVDSDSSGTIDPPSDIEGDSQETNNAAKRREDHANGELPEVHESSESENDKQLLTENKTSIPNGQHEDSHVHNNQKYEIVDVPSDSRPLLVFINKRSGAQCGDSLRQRLQILLNPIQVFELGKQQGPEVGLTLFRKVPHFRVLVCGGDGTVAWVLDAIEKQKFEAPPPVAILPAGTGNDLARVLSWGGGLGIVEKQGGLFSVLKDVEHAAVTVLDRWKITIKDNQGKLMSQPKYMNNYFGVGCDAKVALDIHNLREENPERFYSQFMNKVLYAKEGAKNMMDNTFDYFPWDVKLEIDGSKINIPQSYMGGVDLWKNEDDVSDNFHPQSMHDKMLEVVSFTGMLHLGRLQVGLSRAQRLAQGHHIKIEIKTKMPIQVDGEPWSQDPCTIVVSHHCQAFMLKRVSEEPIGHAASIMADVLENAENNGIITASQKRTLLHEIASRLL; encoded by the exons ATGTACAAGATGATGTATCCTAGCTGGAATGACATTTCAGTGTACATATCTGAGTATTGGTCTGTTATAATTGCTACAGTCATTTTTGCATCTGTTACTGGTGTGACAATTTATTATACTGTCAATCAATTGAACAAAAACATCAGCTTGAGTTTGATGAAAGCTATCAGAGCTAGGGCAAGGAAGTACAAGAAATTGAAAGATAAGGTCCCTGCCTCTTCCCACATTTGGAGAAAAGAACTTGGCTCTCGTAGTAAAGGTCTGAAATGCTGTGTATGCTTGAAGTCTGTTTCATCTCCGCAGTATATGGGGGGAGTTATCCATCAGTGTGATATTTGTGGTGCCACTGCACATCCTAGTTGCTCAGGAAATGCGCACAAAGATTGCAAATGTGTTTCTATGGTTGGTTTTGAACATGTCATTCATCAGTGGGCTGTACAGTGGATTGACACATCGGATCGCTCTGAGGAGGATTCTTTCTGCTGCTATTGTGATGAATCTTGCAATGGAGCTTTCCTCGCAGGTTCTCCAATTTGGTACTGTATGTGGTGCCAACGGCTAGTGCATGTTGATTGTCACAACAACCTATCTATAGAAACTGGTGATATCTGTGACTTGGGCCCCTTGAAGCGGCTAATATTGTCACCTCTTTGTGTTAAGGAGCTCCATTGGACAGGTGCAGCAGGACTTATCAGTTCTATAACACATGGGGCTAATGAATTGGCTTCCAATGTCCGAGAGAGGATCAGGAGTCGCGGTAAAAAGTACAGAAAGGGTACCATTTCTGTTGATTCAGATAGCTCTGGTACTATTGACCCGCCATCTGATATTGAAGGAGATTCACAAGAAACAAACAATGCAGCTAAAAGGAGAGAGGATCATGCCAATGGTGAACTTCCTGAAGTACATGAAAGCTCTGAATCAGAGAATGATAAACagctgttgacagaaaacaaaacTAGCATACCGAACGGCCAACATGAGGATTCACACGTACACAATAATCAGAAATATGAAATCGTGGATGTGCCTTCTGATTCTAGGCCATTGCTAGTGTTTATTAACAAGAGAAGTGGAGCACAGTGTGGTGATTCACTGAGACAACGTTTGCAGATCCTTCTTAATCCTATCCAG GTTTTTGAGCTGGGTAAACAGCAAGGACCAGAAGTTGGTTTGACTTTGTTTAGGAAGGTACCCCACTTCAGAGTTCTTGTTTGTGGTGGAGATGGCACCGTTGCTTGGGTCCTGGATGCCATTGAGAAACAGAAGTTTGAAGCTCCACCACCTGTGGCCATCCTTCCAGCTGGTACTGGTAATGATCTTGCCAGGGTTTTGTCTTGGGGTGGTGGTCTCGGAATTGTTGAGAAACAGGGAGGTCTGTTCTCTGTTTTAAAAGATGTCGAGCATGCAGCAGTTACTGTTCTTGATAGATGGAAGATCACAATAAAAGACAACCAAGGGAAGCTTATGTCACAACCAAAATATATGAACAACTACTTTG GGGTTGGCTGTGATGCAAAGGTTGCTTTAGATATCCACAATCTGAGGGAGGAAAACCCTGAACGTTTTTATAGTCAG TTTATGAACAAggtgctttatgcaaaagaggGAGCAAAGAATATGATGGATAACACATTTGATTATTTTCCATGGGATGTCAAGCTTGAGATAGATGGATCCAAAATTAATATTCCTCAG AGCTACATGGGAGGAGTTGACCTGTGGAAGAACGAGGATGATGTTTCTGACAATTTCCACCCTCAGTCAATGCATGACAAGATGCTAGAAGTAGTTAGCTTCACTGGAATGCTGCATCTTGGAAGGCTGCAG GTAGGGCTTTCTCGCGCGCAGAGGTTAGCTCAAGGTCATCATATAAAGATCGAGATCAAAACTAAAATGCCCATTCAAGTCGATGGAGAGCCTTGGTCGCAGGATCCATGCACCATAGTAGTTTCACATCACTGCCAG GCTTTCATGCTGAAGAGAGTCTCCGAAGAACCTATCGGCCATGCGGCCTCCATAATGGCCGACGTTCTGGAAAACGCCGAGAATAACGGCATCATCACAGCGTCGCAGAAGAGGACCCTCCTCCACGAAATAGCTTCTAGGCTTTTGTAG